The following are from one region of the Thiocapsa rosea genome:
- a CDS encoding glutamate synthase subunit beta, with product MGKPTGFIEFDRRDRRYQPAADRVVHYNEFVIPMGDREVSEQGARCMDCGIPFCHQGCPVNNIIPDWNDLVYQGDWQAAIEVLHSTNNFPEFTGRICPAPCEAACTLNLNDTPVAIKTIECAIVDKAWQEGWIKPLVPERRTGKRVAVVGSGPAGLATAQQLARAGHQVHLFEKADRIGGLLRYGIPDFKLSKSLIDRRMAQMRTEGVEFHTNAHIGVDIPVERLREEYDAVVLAGGSEKPRDLEVPGRELSGIHFAMDFLTRNSKRVQGSYVPEDEFISAHGKHVVVIGGGDTGSDCIGTSNRHGAKSVTQIEILDKPPEKEDKGLTWPDWPNRLRTSSSQEEGCERLWNVASKAFVGDENGRVKGLRFELVRWERTDGGRWQMQPVPDSVGELKADLVLLAMGFVHPVHEGMIAELRENAGLEIDPRGNIKGATDGPAAYHTSVDGVFCAGDMRRGQSLVVWAIREGRQCARAVDEWLMGRSDLAR from the coding sequence ATGGGTAAGCCGACCGGATTCATTGAATTCGACCGTCGTGACCGGCGCTATCAGCCGGCCGCCGACCGCGTCGTGCACTACAACGAGTTCGTGATCCCGATGGGGGATCGCGAGGTCAGCGAGCAAGGTGCTCGCTGCATGGATTGCGGTATTCCCTTTTGTCATCAGGGCTGCCCGGTCAACAACATCATCCCGGACTGGAACGACCTGGTCTATCAGGGTGACTGGCAGGCGGCGATCGAGGTCCTGCACTCGACCAACAACTTTCCGGAGTTCACCGGCCGCATCTGTCCCGCACCCTGCGAGGCCGCTTGCACCCTGAACCTGAACGACACGCCGGTGGCCATTAAGACGATCGAATGCGCCATCGTCGACAAGGCCTGGCAGGAAGGTTGGATCAAGCCGCTGGTGCCGGAGCGACGCACCGGCAAGCGTGTCGCCGTGGTCGGCTCCGGTCCGGCCGGCCTGGCAACTGCCCAGCAGCTCGCGCGTGCCGGTCATCAGGTTCACCTGTTCGAGAAGGCGGATCGCATCGGCGGACTGCTCCGCTACGGCATCCCGGATTTCAAGCTCAGCAAATCGTTGATCGACCGCCGAATGGCGCAGATGCGCACCGAAGGCGTCGAGTTTCACACCAACGCCCATATCGGAGTGGACATCCCGGTCGAGCGGTTGCGCGAGGAGTACGACGCCGTGGTCCTCGCCGGCGGGTCGGAAAAGCCGCGTGACCTGGAGGTGCCAGGGCGCGAGTTGTCCGGGATCCATTTCGCGATGGACTTCTTGACGCGCAACAGCAAGCGCGTGCAGGGCTCGTACGTCCCCGAGGACGAATTCATCAGCGCTCACGGCAAGCATGTCGTCGTGATCGGGGGCGGGGATACCGGCTCGGACTGTATCGGCACCTCCAACCGTCACGGTGCGAAATCCGTCACGCAGATCGAGATCCTGGACAAACCGCCGGAGAAGGAAGACAAGGGATTGACCTGGCCGGATTGGCCGAACCGTCTGCGCACCTCCAGCTCCCAGGAAGAGGGCTGCGAGCGGCTGTGGAACGTCGCCTCCAAGGCGTTCGTCGGCGACGAGAACGGCCGCGTCAAGGGATTACGCTTCGAGCTGGTACGCTGGGAGCGCACCGACGGCGGGCGTTGGCAGATGCAGCCGGTCCCGGACAGCGTCGGCGAGCTCAAGGCCGACCTGGTGCTGCTGGCCATGGGCTTCGTGCATCCCGTACACGAAGGCATGATCGCCGAGCTGCGCGAGAACGCCGGCCTCGAGATTGATCCGCGCGGCAACATCAAGGGCGCCACCGACGGCCCTGCCGCCTATCACACCTCGGTCGACGGCGTCTTCTGTGCCGGGGACATGCGACGCGGTCAGTCGCTCGTGGTGTGGGCCATCCGCGAAGGTCGTCAATGCGCGAGGGCGGTGGATGAGTGGTTGATGGGCCGTTCCGATCTGGCGCGTTGA
- a CDS encoding PilT/PilU family type 4a pilus ATPase — translation MDRQQAAHFMLDCLRKMMAKKGSDLFISAGFPPACKIDGRMTPISEQALTSAQTNVLVRSIMNDRQIRDFDATKECNFAISPQSIGRFRVNAFIQQGHCGAVLRTINATIPELDGLALPPVLKDIVMGERGLVLVVGGTGSGKSTSLAAMLGHRNEHSYGHIITIEDPVEYVHPHRHCLITQREVGVDTESWEIALMNTLRQAPDVILIGEIRTRETMEHAINFSETGHLCLSTLHANNANQALDRIINLFPEERRAQLLMDLSLNLKAVISQRLLPCTDGGRIAAVEVLINTPLIQDLIFKGDVGSIKAIMKRSREQGMQTFDMSLFDLYEAGKISYEDALRSADSMNELRLAIKLEGHEAQGRDPFAETDGLTILGDGDSDSFDSTLFSETLTNSTMIDGLAGPDRGRKP, via the coding sequence ATGGATCGTCAACAAGCCGCCCATTTCATGCTCGATTGTCTGCGCAAGATGATGGCCAAGAAGGGGTCGGACCTCTTCATCTCTGCGGGTTTTCCGCCGGCCTGTAAGATCGACGGGCGCATGACGCCCATCAGCGAGCAAGCCTTGACCTCCGCCCAGACCAATGTGCTGGTGCGCTCCATCATGAATGATCGCCAGATTCGCGACTTCGACGCGACGAAGGAGTGCAATTTCGCGATCAGTCCGCAGTCGATCGGTCGGTTTCGGGTCAACGCCTTCATCCAGCAAGGTCATTGCGGCGCAGTGCTGCGCACCATCAATGCGACCATCCCGGAGCTCGACGGGCTCGCGCTCCCTCCGGTATTGAAAGACATCGTGATGGGCGAGCGCGGCCTGGTGTTGGTCGTCGGCGGCACGGGCTCGGGGAAATCGACGTCGCTCGCGGCCATGCTGGGTCATCGCAACGAACACAGCTACGGACATATCATCACGATCGAAGACCCGGTCGAGTACGTCCACCCCCACCGTCATTGTCTCATCACCCAGCGCGAGGTCGGCGTCGATACCGAGAGCTGGGAAATCGCGCTGATGAATACGCTACGCCAGGCACCGGACGTCATCCTGATCGGCGAGATCCGCACCCGGGAGACCATGGAGCATGCCATCAACTTCTCCGAGACCGGCCATCTCTGTCTCTCGACGCTTCATGCCAACAACGCCAACCAAGCCCTCGACCGCATCATCAATCTGTTTCCCGAGGAGCGGCGTGCTCAGTTGCTGATGGATCTGTCCCTGAATCTCAAGGCGGTGATCTCGCAACGTCTCTTGCCCTGCACCGACGGTGGTCGCATCGCGGCAGTCGAGGTCTTGATCAACACGCCGTTGATTCAGGATCTGATCTTCAAGGGCGATGTCGGGTCCATCAAGGCGATCATGAAGCGCTCGCGCGAGCAGGGCATGCAGACCTTCGACATGTCGCTCTTCGATCTTTACGAGGCCGGTAAGATCAGCTATGAGGATGCGTTGCGCAGCGCCGACTCCATGAACGAGCTTCGCTTGGCGATCAAGTTGGAGGGCCACGAAGCCCAGGGCAGAGATCCCTTCGCCGAGACGGACGGACTGACCATTCTCGGTGACGGGGATAGCGATTCATTCGACTCGACCCTGTTCAGCGAGACACTCACGAACTCCACGATGATCGACGGATTGGCTGGTCCAGACCGCGGGCGAAAACCTTAG
- a CDS encoding PilT/PilU family type 4a pilus ATPase, which produces MDINPYLEMMIRHKASDLFFVPGAPAKIKIEGVIRSIGETPLTTTFCREAIASLIDADQERELAESLELDFAVALEDRGRFRVNAYHQRGHRAMVLRYIRNSIPTLEELDLPPVLSQLVMHKRGIILMVGATGSGKSTTLAAMIGHRNRTAPGHIITIEDPIEFVHPHQQCILSQRELGLDTKDYRRALKSALREAPDVILIGEIRTRETMEAAIELAGTGHLAISTLHANNAYQAMERIINMFPQEMHKTLFSDLSAYMRAIVSQRLVRTTTGARCAAIEILVNTPHIADLIRDGHIEAIEEAMQGHGEEGTTTFDEALLKLYHKGSITLDEALANADSAPNLEAKINFG; this is translated from the coding sequence ATGGACATCAACCCTTATCTTGAGATGATGATTCGACACAAGGCGTCGGATCTCTTCTTCGTGCCCGGGGCACCGGCCAAGATCAAGATCGAAGGGGTGATCCGTTCGATCGGCGAGACCCCGTTGACGACGACCTTTTGTCGGGAGGCGATTGCCTCACTGATCGACGCGGATCAGGAGCGTGAGCTGGCTGAATCGCTTGAGCTCGACTTCGCCGTCGCCTTGGAGGATCGGGGACGCTTTCGGGTCAATGCCTATCACCAGCGCGGACACCGCGCGATGGTCCTGCGTTACATCCGCAACAGCATCCCGACCCTCGAGGAATTGGATCTACCCCCTGTGTTGAGCCAATTGGTCATGCACAAGCGGGGAATCATCCTCATGGTCGGCGCGACGGGTTCCGGCAAATCCACGACACTCGCCGCGATGATCGGTCATCGCAATCGCACGGCGCCGGGTCACATCATCACCATCGAAGACCCCATCGAGTTCGTGCATCCTCACCAGCAGTGCATCCTCAGCCAGCGCGAGCTCGGGCTGGACACCAAGGACTACCGACGGGCGCTGAAAAGCGCCTTGCGCGAGGCTCCGGATGTCATTCTGATCGGCGAGATCCGGACTCGTGAAACCATGGAGGCGGCGATCGAGCTGGCCGGGACAGGTCATTTGGCGATCTCGACCCTGCATGCCAACAATGCGTATCAGGCGATGGAACGGATCATCAACATGTTCCCGCAGGAGATGCACAAGACGCTCTTTAGCGATCTCTCGGCCTACATGCGCGCCATCGTGTCGCAGCGCCTGGTTCGCACCACCACTGGCGCGCGCTGTGCGGCCATCGAGATCCTGGTCAACACGCCGCACATCGCCGATCTCATACGAGACGGGCACATCGAGGCGATCGAGGAGGCGATGCAGGGACACGGCGAGGAGGGGACAACCACCTTCGATGAGGCGCTTTTGAAGCTCTACCACAAGGGTTCGATTACGTTGGACGAAGCACTCGCCAATGCGGACTCGGCCCCGAACCTCGAGGCCAAGATCAACTTCGGCTAA
- the gspD gene encoding type II secretion system secretin GspD → MDPSRHFGARSLAGHLPRLAAIVIVAFVSTACERAYWDPTVRIDDMGDDGTRALQGGGRGMVSPGTTEAMSIALGEEDVRGPAVESLQRGTGTFVREISPPSVDTTPGDVTLNFDGTDIREVVKVILGDLLQVNYVLHPAVQGVTSLQTGRPLRRDHLIPTLETLLRMNNAAIVYSGGTYEVVPLANAVQGRVVPQLGESGRALPEGYSVQVVPLQYIGAEEMSNILQPLAPDGSVIRVDNLRNLVVIAGTSPDMGNLLDTIRVFDVDWMAGLSVGFFVLEYAKANEVVTQLQTLLGDEGSNPLKGVFRFVPIESANAVLVVSPQASYLQQASNWIERLDMAEATGDAAERLFVYRVRHGDAENLADTLSQLFGGEGSQRTPSVGGVAPGLGGSSIGSTGDGGTDGGGVGGQSAPRRSSSREIELSSPVSIVADATNNSLMVRSSPRDYKKILDALKQLDILPLQVLVEATIVEISLEGNLKYGVQWNLFGLATKDQRSQFTLGSGNTLDTSVGLSFPGFNWAVISRPDTIRATLSALAQDNLINVLSSPSVMVLDNQTAKIQVGKEVPIATSQQQGLTNTDRVVNTIEYRPTGVMLSVKPRVTPGGLVQMEIEQEVSTVDAAGSGGSALDSPTFSTRNITSSVAVRSNQAVVLGGLIQNERSDGNQGVPGLYNLPFAGPLFGQRSKVSRRTELVVVLTPKVIASDQDAETVTRDFRNKVRGLQMKF, encoded by the coding sequence ATGGATCCATCGCGCCATTTCGGTGCCCGGTCGCTCGCCGGTCACCTGCCCCGACTGGCGGCTATCGTCATCGTTGCGTTCGTCTCCACGGCGTGCGAGCGCGCCTACTGGGATCCCACGGTCCGCATCGACGACATGGGAGATGACGGGACCCGCGCCCTGCAGGGCGGAGGCCGCGGTATGGTCTCGCCGGGCACGACCGAAGCAATGAGCATCGCCTTGGGCGAAGAGGATGTGCGTGGTCCCGCCGTCGAGTCACTCCAGCGCGGCACCGGGACCTTTGTCCGCGAGATATCGCCGCCGAGCGTGGACACCACGCCGGGCGACGTCACTCTGAACTTCGACGGCACAGACATCCGCGAGGTCGTCAAGGTCATCCTCGGCGATCTCCTGCAGGTGAACTATGTCCTGCATCCCGCGGTGCAGGGTGTCACCTCGCTGCAGACCGGTCGCCCGCTGCGGCGTGACCACCTGATCCCGACCCTCGAAACCCTCCTGCGCATGAACAACGCCGCCATCGTCTACTCGGGCGGCACCTACGAGGTGGTTCCGCTCGCGAATGCCGTTCAGGGTCGCGTGGTGCCCCAGCTCGGCGAGTCCGGTCGAGCCCTCCCCGAAGGCTACAGCGTGCAGGTCGTGCCCCTGCAATACATCGGTGCGGAGGAGATGAGCAACATCCTCCAGCCGCTGGCTCCCGACGGGAGCGTGATTCGTGTCGACAACCTTCGCAACCTGGTGGTAATCGCCGGGACCAGTCCGGACATGGGTAACCTGCTCGACACCATCCGCGTCTTCGATGTCGATTGGATGGCGGGGCTCTCCGTCGGCTTCTTTGTCCTGGAGTACGCCAAGGCCAACGAGGTCGTGACTCAGCTTCAAACCCTTTTAGGCGACGAAGGCAGCAATCCGCTCAAGGGTGTGTTCAGGTTCGTCCCGATCGAGAGCGCCAATGCCGTGCTCGTGGTGTCTCCGCAGGCCAGTTATCTCCAACAGGCCAGCAACTGGATCGAACGTCTCGACATGGCCGAAGCGACCGGCGACGCCGCCGAGCGTCTCTTCGTCTATAGGGTGCGCCACGGCGATGCGGAGAATCTGGCCGACACACTCTCCCAGCTCTTTGGGGGGGAGGGGTCGCAACGCACGCCGTCCGTGGGCGGTGTTGCGCCTGGATTGGGCGGCTCCTCGATCGGCTCGACGGGTGACGGCGGGACGGACGGGGGGGGTGTCGGCGGGCAGTCGGCACCGCGTCGCAGCTCTTCGCGCGAGATCGAGCTGTCCTCGCCGGTCAGTATCGTTGCCGATGCGACCAACAATTCTCTGATGGTCAGGTCGAGTCCGAGGGACTACAAGAAGATCCTCGACGCACTCAAGCAGTTGGATATCCTGCCGCTGCAGGTCTTGGTCGAGGCCACCATCGTGGAGATCAGCCTGGAGGGCAATCTCAAGTACGGGGTGCAGTGGAATCTCTTCGGCCTCGCAACCAAGGATCAGCGCAGCCAATTTACCTTGGGCTCGGGCAATACACTCGACACCAGCGTCGGTCTGAGCTTCCCCGGCTTCAACTGGGCCGTCATCAGCCGGCCGGATACGATCCGCGCGACCCTGAGCGCCTTGGCGCAAGACAACCTGATCAACGTCCTGTCGTCCCCGTCGGTGATGGTCTTGGACAATCAGACGGCGAAGATTCAGGTCGGCAAAGAGGTCCCGATCGCGACCAGCCAGCAGCAGGGTCTGACGAACACCGATCGGGTCGTCAACACCATCGAATATCGGCCCACGGGCGTCATGCTCTCGGTCAAGCCGCGGGTCACCCCGGGCGGTCTGGTGCAGATGGAGATCGAGCAGGAGGTCAGCACGGTCGACGCGGCCGGCAGCGGCGGCTCGGCGCTGGACTCGCCGACCTTCTCGACACGCAATATCACCAGCTCGGTTGCCGTACGCTCCAACCAGGCCGTGGTGCTCGGTGGCCTGATTCAAAACGAACGAAGCGACGGCAATCAAGGCGTCCCCGGGCTCTACAATCTCCCCTTCGCCGGGCCGCTGTTCGGGCAGCGCTCCAAGGTCTCCAGAAGGACCGAGCTCGTGGTGGTTTTGACGCCGAAGGTGATCGCAAGCGACCAGGACGCAGAAACGGTCACACGCGACTTCCGCAACAAGGTCCGCGGTCTACAGATGAAGTTCTAA
- the gspM gene encoding type II secretion system protein GspM encodes MKALSHPKILCVLAWVALLSVPLLVIGGLAIAWGGEMRGFSARIADSEDQLMRFRRMIATLPELRAEIERVRTNESFKAFYFDAPTAALAGAELQRQVQDIVTAASGRLISTQILPGPPEESPPRVRVRTQIQGSTETLLDVLYNLEQARPFLFVDQVSVRSSARPQQPAADPRGRAIRRPPVNPAGELTVRIDIFGFTLGGDT; translated from the coding sequence ATGAAGGCCTTATCGCATCCGAAGATCCTCTGTGTTCTCGCGTGGGTTGCGCTGTTGTCGGTTCCGCTTCTGGTGATCGGCGGTCTGGCAATCGCATGGGGCGGCGAGATGAGAGGGTTTTCGGCACGGATCGCAGACAGCGAGGATCAGCTCATGCGCTTTCGGCGAATGATCGCCACTCTGCCCGAGTTGCGCGCGGAGATCGAGCGGGTCCGCACCAACGAGAGCTTCAAAGCGTTCTACTTCGATGCACCGACAGCGGCCTTGGCGGGTGCCGAGCTTCAGCGTCAGGTCCAGGATATCGTCACCGCGGCCAGCGGCCGTCTGATCAGTACCCAGATCCTGCCCGGGCCGCCGGAGGAAAGTCCTCCTCGGGTGCGGGTGCGCACCCAGATCCAAGGTTCGACCGAGACCCTCCTGGATGTGCTCTACAATCTCGAACAGGCACGGCCTTTTTTGTTCGTCGATCAGGTCTCGGTGCGCTCCTCGGCCCGCCCTCAGCAGCCTGCTGCCGATCCGCGCGGACGCGCCATTCGTCGTCCCCCGGTCAATCCGGCAGGCGAGCTGACGGTCCGAATCGACATCTTTGGATTTACCCTCGGAGGTGACACTTGA
- a CDS encoding PilN domain-containing protein, with the protein MSLSDRLKFLGQLPSGPVAGLDEIYRTLRRSLVACLPIPARRFLARRDRRLIIEPEASTAHLFLMTGEEREPVGELGLDTAIPLPEIARNGPERSPTRVLMMPREDILTRTVSLPSQVRVNLPQVIRVELDRLSPFQAGDVLYDFLAKPGPKGAARVKVELALCRRDLAAAWVQRMRDAGAPIDRIAWEGAWPSANLLPAAERPKRRLELFSADKLLWTAVALLIAVALVGPLWQQKRTADALDAEVRRARVEAVAVDDLRQELERARLGSTAVLQQKRDEPNILVLLRELSDRIPDDTWIQTLDYNNGQVELRGESGQATALIALLEQAPGIDDVSFRSPVTQVPQTGKERFNIALRFTRARGE; encoded by the coding sequence ATGTCCCTCAGCGATCGACTCAAATTCCTCGGCCAGCTCCCGAGCGGCCCCGTAGCGGGTCTCGACGAGATCTACCGCACCCTCCGGCGCTCGCTCGTGGCCTGTCTGCCCATCCCGGCGCGACGTTTTCTCGCGCGCCGCGACCGTCGTTTGATCATCGAGCCCGAGGCATCGACCGCGCATCTTTTCCTGATGACCGGCGAGGAGCGCGAGCCTGTCGGGGAACTCGGGCTCGATACGGCGATTCCGCTCCCCGAGATCGCACGAAACGGACCTGAGCGCTCCCCGACGCGGGTCTTGATGATGCCGCGCGAGGACATCCTGACACGCACCGTCTCGCTGCCGTCGCAGGTGCGCGTCAATCTTCCTCAGGTGATTCGCGTCGAACTCGATCGCCTCTCGCCCTTCCAAGCAGGCGACGTCCTCTACGATTTTCTCGCCAAGCCCGGCCCGAAAGGCGCCGCGCGCGTAAAAGTCGAGCTCGCCTTGTGCCGCCGTGACCTTGCAGCGGCCTGGGTCCAGCGCATGCGCGATGCGGGGGCGCCGATCGATCGGATCGCTTGGGAAGGAGCCTGGCCTTCGGCCAACCTCTTGCCGGCGGCAGAGCGCCCGAAGCGCCGTCTCGAACTCTTCAGTGCCGATAAGCTCCTCTGGACAGCGGTGGCGCTGCTTATCGCGGTCGCCCTCGTCGGACCCTTGTGGCAGCAGAAGCGGACCGCCGACGCACTCGATGCCGAGGTGCGGCGGGCACGCGTCGAGGCGGTCGCGGTCGACGATCTGCGCCAAGAGCTCGAGCGGGCACGCTTGGGAAGCACGGCGGTGCTTCAACAGAAACGCGACGAGCCGAACATCCTCGTCCTGTTGCGCGAGTTGAGCGACCGTATCCCGGACGACACCTGGATCCAGACCCTCGACTACAACAACGGACAGGTCGAGCTGCGCGGCGAATCCGGACAAGCGACCGCCTTGATCGCGCTGCTCGAGCAGGCGCCCGGGATCGACGATGTGTCCTTTCGCTCGCCCGTGACCCAGGTCCCGCAGACCGGCAAGGAGCGCTTCAATATTGCACTGCGGTTCACGCGTGCGAGGGGAGAATGA
- a CDS encoding general secretion pathway protein GspK translates to MRSRAPRQRGIALVLVLWVLTLLTVMAVGLTAAQRTETSLSDNHVSGARFRTAADAAIAFTVLVFAMPPPDATDPDVSAWLPNGVAVPWRFGGVDLAIRVFNEGSRIDLNQAPPELLSALLVTLGMEEDPAASLAAAIVDWRDEDDLSLLNGAEDRDYRDAGRTLGAKDAPFVAVEELMQVLGMTPEIYARLAPEVSVDLEGAGFDERFASAAAIAATQGIPFEDAQLRVVQRDSPLFEDSSGPRFVDRAGPLYRIEVSETGAGAGGRRMEALVEAMPGQQPPYQVRWRRFGLPAAPPAPIDIQADAG, encoded by the coding sequence GTGCGTTCGCGCGCCCCGCGCCAGCGGGGCATCGCCTTGGTCCTGGTGCTCTGGGTGCTGACCCTACTCACCGTCATGGCGGTCGGCCTGACTGCGGCGCAGCGAACCGAGACGTCGCTGAGCGACAATCACGTCTCGGGAGCACGCTTTCGGACCGCTGCGGATGCCGCGATCGCCTTCACGGTCCTGGTCTTTGCGATGCCGCCGCCCGATGCGACCGATCCGGACGTGTCCGCCTGGTTGCCCAACGGCGTGGCCGTGCCTTGGCGGTTCGGCGGGGTCGATCTCGCGATCCGGGTCTTCAACGAGGGCTCGCGAATCGATCTGAATCAGGCACCGCCCGAGCTGCTCTCGGCGCTCCTCGTGACGCTCGGCATGGAGGAAGATCCGGCGGCGTCGCTCGCGGCAGCCATCGTCGATTGGCGCGACGAGGACGATCTGTCGCTCCTGAACGGTGCCGAGGATCGCGACTACCGTGATGCCGGTCGGACACTCGGGGCAAAGGATGCGCCCTTCGTGGCCGTGGAGGAGCTGATGCAGGTCCTCGGGATGACACCCGAGATCTACGCGCGCTTGGCCCCGGAGGTCAGTGTCGATCTCGAGGGGGCCGGATTCGACGAACGCTTCGCTTCCGCGGCAGCGATCGCCGCGACCCAGGGGATCCCGTTTGAAGACGCGCAGCTTCGCGTTGTCCAGCGCGATTCGCCTCTGTTCGAAGACAGCAGCGGACCTCGGTTCGTCGATCGGGCCGGACCCCTCTACCGAATCGAGGTCTCGGAAACCGGTGCGGGCGCCGGTGGACGCAGGATGGAGGCGCTGGTCGAAGCAATGCCCGGGCAGCAACCGCCCTATCAGGTGCGTTGGCGCCGTTTCGGTCTGCCCGCTGCGCCGCCGGCGCCGATCGACATCCAAGCCGATGCCGGTTGA
- a CDS encoding prepilin-type N-terminal cleavage/methylation domain-containing protein yields MLDTRGFTLIELLIALAIVSLITLMLFSGLSLGSRAWEGVDAVSERVSEVRVARDFLMSTLSQTRATTLTLDAQMISVFAGDSERLEFVAPLSTQVGVPGLYILRLGLVPIGQDVSLVLTRWLVHPEVLEGTDEIPAWEPLEADSGAALDSTPLDTDTAAGAFGRTLLLDRVAAFQIAYFGTADGEIEPDWHEEWIGQSTMPTLLQIRMATPAQSWPDLLVSLPVRLF; encoded by the coding sequence TTGCTGGACACCCGGGGCTTCACCCTGATCGAGCTGCTCATTGCCTTGGCGATCGTCAGTCTCATCACGCTCATGCTTTTTTCCGGATTGAGCCTCGGTTCACGCGCCTGGGAAGGGGTCGATGCGGTCTCCGAGCGCGTCTCCGAGGTGCGGGTTGCGCGCGATTTTCTGATGTCGACCCTGAGTCAGACGCGGGCGACGACCTTGACGCTCGACGCCCAGATGATCAGCGTCTTCGCCGGCGACAGCGAGCGCCTGGAGTTTGTCGCGCCCCTGTCCACGCAGGTCGGCGTGCCCGGGCTCTACATCCTGCGTCTCGGGCTTGTGCCGATCGGTCAAGACGTGAGTCTGGTCCTGACGCGCTGGCTGGTTCATCCCGAGGTACTCGAGGGAACCGACGAGATCCCGGCCTGGGAGCCCTTGGAGGCGGACTCGGGCGCCGCACTCGACTCGACCCCGCTCGACACGGACACCGCCGCCGGCGCCTTCGGCCGAACCCTGCTCCTGGATCGCGTCGCTGCGTTTCAGATCGCCTATTTCGGTACCGCCGACGGGGAGATCGAGCCCGATTGGCATGAGGAGTGGATCGGACAATCGACCATGCCGACCCTGCTGCAAATCCGTATGGCCACGCCCGCGCAGTCCTGGCCGGATCTGCTGGTCAGCCTGCCGGTGCGCCTCTTTTGA
- a CDS encoding type IV pilus modification PilV family protein, with protein sequence MRNQRRRQSGFSLLEVLVAFAILSVSLGVLMQIFSQAMRTTLVSSQYSRAASLAESKLNAVGTAIPLEEGSVSGDPEGGIAWEITILPVTLGEEFGAEPPATPYRINATALWEDGSQVRSLTLSTLRLGERF encoded by the coding sequence ATGCGGAATCAAAGAAGACGGCAGTCCGGCTTTTCGCTGCTCGAGGTGTTGGTCGCCTTCGCCATCCTCTCCGTGTCGCTCGGTGTGCTGATGCAGATCTTCTCGCAAGCCATGCGGACCACCCTGGTCTCTTCCCAGTACAGCCGCGCCGCGTCGTTGGCCGAGTCCAAGTTGAACGCGGTCGGAACGGCGATCCCCTTGGAAGAAGGTTCCGTCTCGGGCGATCCGGAGGGCGGCATCGCGTGGGAGATCACCATCCTCCCGGTGACCTTGGGCGAGGAGTTCGGAGCCGAGCCGCCGGCCACGCCCTACCGTATCAACGCGACCGCACTCTGGGAGGACGGGAGCCAGGTCCGCAGCCTCACGCTTTCGACCTTGCGCCTCGGGGAGCGGTTCTGA
- a CDS encoding GspH/FimT family pseudopilin, with product MSSPARRGHRGFTLVELLVVLAIAALAMSAVPPLFSAAMPGVEMKAAARRTVSSLRLARETAIRQGAEVALVVDVEQRRLELAGHRSLTLPKRLDVTLEAADREMLDEQRGAIRFFPDGSSTGGRIILASEDSGYQVGVVWLTGRIRMAPWSAR from the coding sequence TTGAGCTCTCCTGCCCGGCGTGGGCACCGCGGCTTCACCCTCGTGGAGCTGCTCGTGGTCTTGGCGATCGCCGCGTTGGCCATGTCTGCGGTGCCGCCGCTCTTCTCTGCGGCCATGCCGGGCGTGGAGATGAAAGCCGCCGCACGCCGCACGGTGAGCAGCCTCCGCCTGGCGCGGGAAACCGCGATACGTCAGGGAGCGGAGGTCGCCTTGGTGGTGGATGTCGAGCAACGCCGTCTCGAGCTTGCCGGACACCGCAGCCTGACGCTGCCCAAGCGTCTGGATGTCACACTCGAGGCCGCCGATCGCGAGATGCTCGACGAGCAGCGCGGGGCGATTCGGTTCTTTCCCGACGGGAGCTCGACCGGAGGCCGCATCATCCTGGCGAGCGAGGATTCCGGCTACCAGGTCGGTGTCGTTTGGTTGACGGGGCGCATCCGTATGGCGCCTTGGAGCGCGCGTTGA
- the gspG gene encoding type II secretion system major pseudopilin GspG, translating into MHPNQSPNRSLFQSRRIRGFTLVELLVVLAILGLLAGLVGPQVMSFLGSSKSKTAKLQIENLAATLDMYRLEVGRYPTQTEGLQALVERPANIQNWNGPYLRKGGVPQDPWGFDYQYRFPGEHGAFDIWSLGADNREGGDGENADIRSWD; encoded by the coding sequence ATGCACCCGAATCAATCCCCGAATCGATCCCTGTTTCAATCAAGGCGAATTCGCGGTTTCACGCTCGTCGAGCTGCTCGTGGTCCTCGCGATCCTCGGTCTGCTGGCGGGGCTCGTCGGTCCCCAAGTCATGAGCTTCCTCGGCTCGTCCAAGAGCAAGACGGCCAAGCTCCAGATCGAAAACCTTGCCGCGACCCTGGATATGTACCGCTTGGAGGTCGGCCGCTATCCGACGCAGACCGAGGGTCTGCAGGCCCTCGTGGAGCGCCCGGCCAACATCCAGAACTGGAACGGTCCCTATTTGAGAAAGGGCGGCGTCCCGCAAGACCCTTGGGGTTTCGACTATCAGTACCGCTTCCCCGGCGAGCACGGCGCCTTCGATATCTGGTCGCTCGGCGCGGACAACCGTGAGGGCGGCGACGGCGAAAACGCGGACATCCGCAGTTGGGATTGA